Proteins encoded together in one Anaerotignum faecicola window:
- a CDS encoding TIGR02452 family protein translates to MKEFISGNIKLINETLAIILNGSYEINGKTVKLKLKKDQITESTVYSNEKVNRLINYPVYQNPISSERCQFSVENKDSFEVALDVIDSDLFKSDKNANNVLVLNFASPIYPGGGVLFGEKGQEEDLCRRSTLLISLLGKGARSMYEYNRNNMSFTASDYMAVSPNVEIIRGENMELLDDTKIVSVLTATAPIAIEGLQNIEEEELEKLIFNRILGMLRIAVSKKYEYLVLGAWGCGAFANDADVISRLFKKAFEYVDSSLEGNGSFFKKVVFAVLDNTEDQYNYKCFKNNF, encoded by the coding sequence ATGAAAGAATTTATTTCGGGCAATATTAAGCTTATTAATGAAACGTTGGCGATAATTTTAAATGGTTCATATGAAATTAATGGGAAAACAGTGAAATTGAAATTAAAAAAAGACCAAATAACTGAAAGTACAGTTTATTCAAACGAGAAAGTTAATAGGCTGATTAACTATCCAGTTTATCAAAACCCTATTTCATCGGAAAGATGCCAATTTTCTGTTGAGAATAAAGATTCATTTGAAGTTGCTTTGGATGTTATAGACAGTGATTTGTTTAAGTCTGATAAAAATGCAAATAATGTTCTTGTCTTAAATTTTGCAAGCCCCATATATCCGGGCGGAGGAGTGCTGTTTGGCGAAAAAGGGCAGGAAGAGGATCTGTGCAGGAGAAGTACGCTTTTAATTTCGCTTTTGGGTAAGGGCGCAAGAAGCATGTATGAGTACAACAGAAACAACATGTCTTTTACTGCTTCGGACTATATGGCCGTTTCTCCGAATGTAGAAATTATCCGAGGGGAAAATATGGAACTGCTCGACGATACGAAGATTGTATCCGTTTTGACCGCTACAGCTCCGATAGCGATAGAAGGGTTGCAAAATATTGAAGAGGAAGAACTTGAAAAACTTATTTTTAACCGTATTTTGGGAATGCTTCGAATTGCAGTTTCTAAAAAATACGAATATCTTGTTTTAGGAGCATGGGGATGCGGGGCATTTGCAAATGATGCCGATGTTATCTCACGCCTTTTCAAAAAGGCGTTTGAATATGTGGACAGCAGTTTGGAAGGAAACGGCTCTTTTTTTAAAAAAGTTGTGTTTGCCGTACTTGATAATACGGAAGATCAATATAATTATAAGTGTTTTAAAAACAATTTCTAA
- a CDS encoding DUF4367 domain-containing protein, producing MSEINKDDDMFEEMLAKALGEYVEKCGEKYENELNAIPQPEYSKGFEKKIKKIIKENSISKGVWYKNRTVKFAAVISLILIFNIQFISSIDADKFRFITKYFIEDNDSTKISFGENTLNYNFEEIPVGWDYISLPQYMPPGYKVDKYSIDDNVIYIYYKNGADTVIFMQSRNIESGVNIDNENSKIKTVSVNGKEAYIVENGERNILVWDDERYLYSLLGGLDRDELVKAAESLKRMDSK from the coding sequence GGGAGAATATGTTGAAAAGTGCGGCGAGAAATACGAAAACGAACTTAACGCAATTCCGCAGCCCGAGTATTCAAAAGGTTTTGAAAAGAAAATAAAAAAGATAATAAAGGAAAATTCGATTTCAAAGGGCGTATGGTACAAAAATCGTACGGTGAAATTTGCAGCTGTTATTTCGCTTATATTGATTTTCAATATACAGTTTATAAGCAGTATAGACGCTGATAAATTCAGGTTTATAACGAAATATTTTATTGAAGATAACGACAGTACAAAAATTTCATTCGGAGAAAACACTTTGAACTATAACTTTGAGGAAATACCCGTAGGATGGGATTACATAAGTTTGCCGCAGTATATGCCGCCCGGTTACAAAGTTGACAAATACAGTATTGATGATAATGTTATATACATATACTATAAAAACGGCGCCGATACAGTTATATTTATGCAAAGCAGAAATATAGAAAGCGGCGTTAACATTGATAATGAAAATTCAAAAATTAAAACTGTGAGCGTAAACGGCAAAGAAGCATACATAGTTGAAAACGGTGAAAGAAATATACTTGTTTGGGATGACGAAAGGTATTTATATAGTTTATTGGGCGGCTTGGACAGGGATGAGCTTGTTAAAGCGGCTGAAAGCTTAAAACGTATGGACAGCAAATAA
- a CDS encoding penicillin-binding transpeptidase domain-containing protein produces MKLKLNITAAIFIIIFAALLSRVAYFKICYRNEYETRSKLQSLGGFDKTIPARRGEILDRNSVKLAVSVPVYSVILEPVTISQLNDKEQIKIFNLLEKTLPLENGSLENILSKDSEGNLINNTYYYPVAKNVSYDKATEIENQNLTGVWLEEKQKRKYPFGSLAAHVIGFVKGENISGLEKIYNSALEGYDGRQFRIIEGSKTIPQNYSPKNGFSIVTTIDQNIQKIAENGVRNAMEEFPCETASVIIMNPNTGEILAMADSNQFDLNNPSKPNNVSEENFYNMPYEKQSEYLNNMWKNFNVTNTFEPGSIFKPMVIAAALDEGIITPESTFYCNGYKQVEDRKIHCIRRSGHGSETLEEVISNSCNSAMMDIVEIMGNSIFYKYQTDFGFGEKTGIDLPHEESCINLLYKCEELGPVELATSSFGQSFNCTPIQAITAFSVLASGGSLMKPYVVSKVVDEYGNAVLENKPQTVRKVISKESCAIVNKYLQSVIDSGTGKKAKIDGYYIAGKSGTGEQGKRGDDLYTITFAGFLPAENPKVAALVVIDKPFEYSDGVTTAAPAFREVMLGLIDYMEIPPSVKMPESENSAGISLKDFTGLPLDEALEYINKNGLKHKIVGNGNTVANQFPKEGTLVNNNTEILIYVS; encoded by the coding sequence ATGAAACTTAAACTTAATATAACGGCAGCCATATTTATAATTATATTTGCAGCCCTTTTAAGCCGTGTTGCATACTTTAAAATCTGCTACAGAAATGAGTATGAAACACGGTCGAAGCTCCAAAGCCTTGGAGGGTTTGACAAAACAATCCCGGCGCGGCGCGGGGAAATACTTGATAGGAACTCAGTTAAGCTTGCCGTCAGTGTACCGGTCTATAGCGTAATACTTGAGCCTGTTACAATTTCACAATTAAACGACAAAGAACAAATCAAAATATTTAATTTACTTGAGAAAACATTGCCACTAGAAAACGGCAGTCTTGAAAATATACTGTCAAAAGACAGCGAAGGAAATTTAATTAATAACACATATTATTATCCCGTTGCAAAAAATGTGTCCTACGATAAAGCTACGGAAATTGAAAACCAAAATCTTACAGGAGTTTGGCTTGAAGAAAAGCAGAAACGCAAGTACCCTTTCGGTTCTCTTGCCGCGCATGTTATAGGCTTCGTAAAGGGAGAAAATATCTCCGGCCTTGAGAAAATATACAACTCAGCCCTTGAAGGATATGACGGAAGGCAGTTCAGAATAATTGAAGGCTCTAAAACAATACCCCAGAACTACAGCCCAAAAAACGGTTTTTCCATTGTAACTACAATAGATCAAAACATACAAAAAATTGCCGAAAACGGTGTAAGAAACGCTATGGAAGAGTTTCCTTGCGAAACCGCCTCCGTAATTATAATGAATCCAAACACCGGAGAGATTTTGGCAATGGCAGACTCAAACCAGTTTGATTTGAATAACCCATCAAAACCAAACAATGTATCCGAAGAAAATTTTTATAATATGCCTTATGAAAAACAGTCGGAATACTTAAACAACATGTGGAAAAATTTCAATGTCACAAACACTTTTGAACCAGGATCGATATTTAAGCCAATGGTAATTGCCGCCGCGCTTGATGAAGGGATAATAACGCCGGAATCGACGTTTTATTGTAACGGCTATAAACAGGTTGAGGACAGAAAAATACATTGCATAAGACGCAGCGGTCATGGCTCCGAAACTCTCGAAGAGGTAATATCAAATTCCTGTAATTCGGCAATGATGGACATTGTCGAAATCATGGGCAATAGTATATTTTACAAGTATCAAACTGATTTCGGCTTCGGTGAAAAAACGGGAATAGACCTTCCTCATGAGGAAAGCTGCATAAACTTGTTATATAAATGTGAAGAATTGGGTCCCGTTGAACTTGCGACAAGCTCTTTCGGCCAGTCGTTCAACTGCACGCCCATTCAGGCTATAACCGCATTTTCCGTACTTGCAAGCGGAGGCAGTCTTATGAAACCGTATGTTGTTTCAAAAGTAGTTGACGAATATGGAAACGCCGTACTCGAAAATAAACCTCAGACCGTCAGAAAAGTTATTTCAAAGGAATCCTGCGCAATCGTAAATAAATATCTTCAATCGGTAATAGATAGCGGCACCGGAAAAAAAGCAAAGATAGACGGGTATTATATAGCCGGAAAATCAGGAACCGGCGAACAGGGAAAGCGCGGCGATGATTTGTACACAATAACGTTTGCGGGATTTTTGCCTGCCGAAAATCCTAAAGTTGCCGCCCTGGTTGTAATCGACAAACCGTTTGAATATTCCGACGGCGTTACAACGGCCGCTCCCGCATTCAGGGAAGTAATGCTCGGCCTGATTGATTATATGGAAATACCCCCGTCTGTAAAAATGCCGGAATCAGAAAACTCCGCCGGTATATCCCTTAAAGATTTCACAGGCTTACCTCTGGACGAAGCTTTGGAATATATCAATAAAAACGGACTTAAACATAAAATTGTAGGCAACGGAAACACCGTTGCAAACCAATTCCCGAAAGAAGGTACGTTGGTCAACAATAATACGGAAATATTAATATACGTATCTTAA
- a CDS encoding BlaR1 family beta-lactam sensor/signal transducer yields MVCFFETRYIESIFIVTLMIFGLLAAKKILKNHISAEGQYIMGYLLFIILLLPFLPYGMFGFETPDIFDFGINNMQYSQTGVSAAAVGIESVLKDFSVPVNRADTLDFAPFFIALWAIGAAAVCYVMAVSLKKLDNIRKNSEEADETVYNVLNECKNTFNISREIKIGWSMVGSPMIFGIISPFISLPLKMKNKLSNDELKFVLYHELSHYKNRDVLINYIICMFEIIYWFNPAVWIAFKKMKTEREIVCDRAVLNIISEDNYADYGMTIINFIERIPGKISFNFAADMGGNRPEIYKRIEAIAYFTKTTFSCRIKNAAAFIAMFVLIISQASSISVMAMDSVSESKSGNIVNDDLSAYFTGFDEGAFVMYSADDETYTVYNEETARKRVSPNSTYKIYSALFALESGVIEGKNSDIKWDGKLNYFEEWNKDQDLNSAMKNSVNWYFEELNKRLGFENVKRYFGKIGYGNCDFSGGEDEFWAESSLKISPFEQVDLLKKLFDYDMDFDERNIGDVINSIKISENGENILYGKTGTGNINGNDVNGWFVGCVENSGSKYIFAVNIRNKENADGAEAAKIALEILADKGIYTE; encoded by the coding sequence ATGGTATGTTTTTTTGAAACGAGATATATTGAGAGCATTTTTATTGTCACTCTTATGATATTCGGCCTTTTGGCTGCTAAAAAGATCCTTAAAAATCATATATCGGCTGAAGGGCAGTATATAATGGGATATCTTCTTTTTATTATACTTTTACTGCCGTTTTTGCCTTACGGAATGTTTGGATTTGAAACGCCCGACATATTTGATTTCGGGATAAATAATATGCAGTATTCGCAAACCGGCGTAAGCGCGGCGGCTGTCGGAATTGAAAGCGTTTTAAAAGATTTTTCGGTTCCCGTTAATAGGGCTGATACATTGGATTTTGCGCCGTTTTTTATAGCCTTATGGGCAATAGGTGCGGCGGCTGTTTGCTATGTTATGGCCGTTTCGCTTAAAAAACTTGACAATATAAGAAAAAATTCAGAAGAAGCTGATGAAACAGTATATAATGTTTTAAATGAATGTAAAAATACTTTTAATATTAGCCGTGAAATAAAAATAGGCTGGTCAATGGTAGGTTCACCGATGATATTCGGCATTATTTCGCCTTTTATATCGCTGCCTTTAAAAATGAAAAATAAATTGTCAAATGATGAATTAAAGTTTGTTCTATACCATGAATTAAGCCATTATAAAAACAGGGACGTCCTAATCAATTATATAATTTGTATGTTTGAGATTATATATTGGTTTAATCCTGCCGTTTGGATTGCGTTTAAGAAAATGAAAACTGAAAGGGAAATTGTTTGCGACAGGGCCGTTTTGAACATAATTTCGGAAGATAATTATGCCGATTATGGAATGACTATTATTAATTTTATCGAACGTATACCCGGAAAAATTTCTTTTAATTTCGCCGCCGATATGGGCGGAAACAGGCCGGAAATATATAAAAGGATTGAAGCCATAGCGTATTTTACAAAAACCACTTTTTCATGCAGGATTAAAAATGCGGCGGCTTTTATTGCTATGTTTGTCTTAATAATATCACAGGCCTCAAGCATATCTGTCATGGCCATGGACAGCGTTTCTGAAAGCAAATCGGGAAATATTGTGAATGACGATTTAAGCGCATATTTTACCGGGTTTGATGAAGGCGCTTTTGTGATGTACAGCGCCGATGATGAAACTTACACTGTGTATAATGAAGAAACGGCAAGAAAAAGAGTTTCGCCCAATTCAACCTATAAAATATATAGTGCGCTTTTTGCCCTTGAAAGCGGCGTAATAGAAGGCAAAAATTCGGATATTAAATGGGATGGGAAACTTAATTATTTTGAAGAATGGAATAAGGATCAGGATTTGAATTCGGCAATGAAAAATTCTGTAAATTGGTATTTTGAAGAGCTTAACAAAAGGCTTGGTTTTGAAAATGTTAAAAGGTATTTTGGAAAAATCGGATACGGAAACTGCGATTTTTCCGGAGGAGAAGATGAATTTTGGGCTGAATCTTCTTTGAAAATATCGCCGTTTGAACAAGTTGATCTGCTTAAAAAGCTTTTTGATTACGATATGGATTTTGATGAAAGGAATATCGGCGACGTTATTAATTCTATCAAAATATCTGAAAACGGCGAAAACATATTGTATGGAAAGACAGGAACGGGAAACATAAACGGAAACGATGTTAACGGATGGTTTGTTGGATGCGTTGAAAACAGCGGAAGTAAATATATT
- a CDS encoding BlaI/MecI/CopY family transcriptional regulator: MKEMPKISEAEYEIMKVIWECAPISTNDVVKKFEGQSDWSPKTIQTLLSRLVKKGALGYEKHSRVFVYVPLVEENEYLTHESSSFLKKFYNGALNSMVLNFIEQDKLSDNDINELKKILESRKKGAK; encoded by the coding sequence TTGAAGGAAATGCCTAAAATATCAGAAGCCGAATATGAAATTATGAAAGTAATTTGGGAGTGTGCCCCGATAAGCACAAACGATGTTGTAAAAAAGTTCGAGGGACAATCCGACTGGAGCCCTAAAACAATACAGACATTGCTTTCGAGGCTTGTTAAAAAAGGGGCTTTGGGATATGAAAAGCATAGCCGTGTTTTTGTTTATGTTCCGCTTGTTGAAGAAAATGAGTATTTGACTCATGAAAGCAGTTCGTTTCTGAAAAAATTTTATAACGGAGCATTAAATTCCATGGTGCTTAACTTCATAGAACAAGACAAATTAAGCGATAATGATATTAATGAATTGAAAAAGATACTTGAGAGCAGGAAGAAAGGTGCAAAATAA